The genome window CCTGGCGTTTGTTGCAGCCTGGCTATAACATCCTTGAGCCTTGATTCGAACTCGCCCCTGTATTTGGTTCCGGCGATGAGCGCGCCTAGGTCCAGGGCGAATATCTGCGCCCCGGCAAGGGCCGGCGGCACACTTTTTTTCCAGATGCAGAGCGCCAGTCCTTCGGCTATAGCTGTCTTCCCAACGCCTGGTTCGCCGACGAGCACTGGGTTGTTTTTCCGCCGCCTGCAAAGTATCTGCATGGTCCTTTCCAACTCCAGTTCACGCCCGATCAGGGGGTCTATTTCACCTGCCGCTGCTTTTTTGATGAGATTTGAGGTAAAGGCCTCAAGCGGATCTCTTTGATCTTCATCGGCGTCAGGCACCCTGTCAAGGGGGCACGGTTCATCTGATGGGCGTCCAGCAGGGTCATGGCTGGCCTTTGTAATGCCATGAGAGATGTAATTTAATACATCAAGGCGGCTTATCCCCTCTAGTTTAAGGAAATATGCGGCATATGATTCATGTTCGGTCATGATCGCTGACAGCAGGTCGCCGATCTCGGCGCGTTTTTTGCCGGCGGATTGGCAGTGCATTATGGTGATTTGGAGCACCCTTTGAAGTGCAAGGGTAGGTTTTGGCGCCTCAGTGTGCCTTTCCGTTTTTTCAAGGTGGGTATCAAAAAAATTTTCCACGCGCGCCTTGATCCGGTCCGGTTTGCCGCCGCATGCCCTTATGAGCCTTGATCCGGCTTCATGGTTTATGATGGCATACAACAGGTGTTCCAGCGAGAGAAATTCATGACCCCTTAGATGCGCCTCACGGTTTGCAATATTTAGGATCAGGTCTATGTCTTTACTTATCATGGTCTTTACCTTTGTCTTTAAATATATATTAAACCATGCCTTAAATAGATGATAGGGCTTATCATTTAGGACCTATTAAAAAAACGAACAGCCTGGTCGTTCATAACCGTATCTTTAGTTTCGGCTGGGGATTGGGTGGTGAAAGGGATGCACTTTATCGTGCAACACCCTTCCATACATCGGCGATGTGCCTCCAGGCTGGATCCTGGGCTGTAGAAAAGGGGGTCCATCAGGCCTCTTCGCAACTGGCGAGGAGTGGAAATCCGTTTGCAGCCGCCAAGGCATGCACCATTTCCACCTTCGTCTCAGCCAGTTCCTTTGGGTAGAGGCCGCATACACCGCTGCCTTCATTATGAATACGCAGCATGATGTTGGTCGCCTCCTGTTGAGATTTATTAAATATCTCCATCAGCACCTTCACCACAAATTCCATGGTTGTGTAGTCGTCATTATAGAGTAGGACCTTGAACATGGGGGGTTCTTGTATATTTTGATCCAGCTCCAGTTCCAGTGCTTGGAGCGGCCCTTCCTTGGCCAGCCGTTTACTCATAGCGATTATTTACCTGCATGTATATTAGAAATTCGGTATTGCCTCTTATTCCAAGGATTGGTGAGGGCGTGACGCCGATTACGTCTAGACCCAGGTCGTATTTGAAGAAATGGATCAAGTCATCCACCGCCTCTTGCCTAGAGGCTGGATCTTTGACTATTCCCCCCCTCTCAACCCTTTCCCTTGCCACCTCGAATTGAGGTTTTATAAGGGCAACTATCTTCCCTCCAGGTTTCATGAAGCGGAGGAGTGCCGGCGTCACCGCCTTAAGCGATATAAAGGAGACATCCACCGCCGCTATCTCTATAGGATCGCGGATGGCGTCGCCTGGGAGATGACGTATATTCGTGCGTTCCATCAAGACAACCCTTGGATCGTTTCTTAAGACCCAATCCATTTGGCCATATCCAACGTCTACTGCATAGACCTTCAGCGCCCCGTTTTTTAGGAGGCAATCGGTGAATCCTCCAGTCGAGGCCCCTACATCCATACATATAAGCCCTGAAACGTTGATTGAAAAGTAGCTAAGGGCATGGATGAGTTTTATCCCACCGCGGCTTACATAGGGATGAGAAGGAGTTGTTATCTCTATGTCTGAATCGATCAGGACTGCTGTGCCTGCCTTATCTGACAGAAGGCCGTTTACCTTTACCTTGCCGGCGCCTATCAATGCCTGCGCCTTGTCCACAGCAGGGGCAAGGCCTCTTTTGACCAGCAGAAGGTCAAGGCGTATCTTTTTCTTTGCCATGTCAGGTATTGTTTGGTAGTTTTGTTTTGACATATGACCATATGATTGGTTTATTGTTTTGAAACCTTTGTCAAGATTGATATTAAACTCATTTATATTTTTTGGGAATTCCCTAACAAAGGCAAGGAGTGAAAAGAGATGTCGGTTACAAAAGAAGCGGTTTTGGAGGCCTTGAAGGGGGTTGATGACCCTGAACTCCATAAAAGTCTGGTGGATCTGGGGATGATACATGAGATAGAGATAGCTGGCGATGCCGTTAAGGTGACCGTTGCCCTGACCATGGCAGGCTGCCCCCTTAAGAATAAGATCAGAGCGGATGTCGAAGATGCGGTGCGAGCCATAAAGGGTGTAAGTCATGTTGAGGTGGTCTTGGGGACGATGACGTCTGAGGAGCGGGCAAGGCTTATGGGGGAGGCGCCATCTGAGATGGATGGAATGAAGGGCATAAAATACATTATAGCCATAGGGAGCGGCAAGGGTGGGGTTGGAAAGACCACTGTAACGGTCAATCTAGCTATAGCACTTAAGAATTTTGGGGCCAGGGTGGGCATCCTCGATGCAGACATGCACGGCCCTGACATCCCGATTATGCTAGGCATTGATGAGCATCCAGTTGGTATGGGTGGGATGCTCCTGCCTCTCGAGAAATACGGCGTCAAGATGATGTCTGCTGGCTCCCTTGCAGGGGCCGGGGCACCTATCATCTGGCGCGGGCCGCTTGTGAATAAGGCTATAAAGGAGTTTCTTGGTCATGTCATGTGGGGCGATCTTGACTATCTTCTTATAGATTTGCCGCCAGGTACAGGGGACGCCGCGATTACGGTAGCGAATACAATTCCTTTAAACGGCGTTATTATGGTGACGACCCCTCAAAAAGTGGCGCTTGAAGACGTTCGCAGGGCGATAGGTCTTTTCAGGAGTAAGGAGATCAGGGTACTTGGTATAGTGGAGAATATGTCATTTTTCCGCCTGCCAGGCGAGGCAGGGGAGATGGTCGACATTTTTGGAAGCGGTGGCGGGGAGAGACTTGCCAAGGCCTTTAAGGTACCTCTCCTTGGCAAGATACCTATCGACCCGGCCATACGAAAGGGCGGAGACGAAGGGCGGCCCGTGACACTGGATGCAGGAGGCGAGGTTGCCCTTGCATTTGCCGGCATTGCAGAACAGGTGATCTCTGAGTTCAGATGCGGGCGTTAAAACGGTGGCAGATAACGGGCTGAACATATTTAATGAAATAGCCAGGGAATATGACCTGTGGTATGAAGATAACGCCATTTTTTTAAATGAATTAAACGCATTAAAATTGGCCACTTCAACCGTTGGTCTTGGTCCTGGCGTTTCCATAGAGATAGGTGTCGGCTCAGGGAGGTTCGCTCACGCCCTCTCGATCGGATTCGGCATAGACCCTGCCATTGAACCCCTCAAGATTTCAAGGTCACGCAATATCTTTGTTGTTCAGGCGCGCGCCGAGGCCGTTCCGTTTAAATCGCGCACGTTCGACAGCGTCTTCTTTATCACGTCTCTGTGTTTTGTGGATGATCATATTATGGCACTCCGCGAGGCTGCAAGGGTCGTTAAAAAGGGTGGACTGGTTATAGTGGGCCTTATACCTGGCGAATCTCCATGGGGCGTATTTTATCAGAAAAAAAAGGAAGAAGGGCACAAGGTCTATAGACATGCACGGTTTTTCAATTCAGAAGGGTTGATATTGTTGGCGATGAAAGAAGGGCTTTTGTTGAAAAGTGCAGTGTCGACACTATTTCAGCCTCCGAATGCAAGAGAATATATCTCGGAGGCCCCGAAAAACGGTGCAGCTAAAGGGGCCGGATTTCATGTGCTGGTTTTTATTAATGATAATGCTTGAAGGAAGATCAAGGCCATATTGCATAATATGCATGGGGACCGGAAGTCCAGGTCTATATCCGATACGTGTATAATATATTTTGTCTTGAATGGTTCGGGCATGCGGATGCCATGACTGGCCTCCAGGAGACGGGTGGCAAAAGGGTGTGGGGGTTCAGGGACAGATAAAATTTTTATTAAACGAAGAGATTCAACGCCATCATGAGGTTAGGTAATGGGAAGATCGATATAGCATAGCAGGAAATCAAACAGTCTGAGATGCTCAAACAG of Dissulfurimicrobium hydrothermale contains these proteins:
- a CDS encoding TlyA family RNA methyltransferase — protein: MAKKKIRLDLLLVKRGLAPAVDKAQALIGAGKVKVNGLLSDKAGTAVLIDSDIEITTPSHPYVSRGGIKLIHALSYFSINVSGLICMDVGASTGGFTDCLLKNGALKVYAVDVGYGQMDWVLRNDPRVVLMERTNIRHLPGDAIRDPIEIAAVDVSFISLKAVTPALLRFMKPGGKIVALIKPQFEVARERVERGGIVKDPASRQEAVDDLIHFFKYDLGLDVIGVTPSPILGIRGNTEFLIYMQVNNRYE
- a CDS encoding Mrp/NBP35 family ATP-binding protein — translated: MSVTKEAVLEALKGVDDPELHKSLVDLGMIHEIEIAGDAVKVTVALTMAGCPLKNKIRADVEDAVRAIKGVSHVEVVLGTMTSEERARLMGEAPSEMDGMKGIKYIIAIGSGKGGVGKTTVTVNLAIALKNFGARVGILDADMHGPDIPIMLGIDEHPVGMGGMLLPLEKYGVKMMSAGSLAGAGAPIIWRGPLVNKAIKEFLGHVMWGDLDYLLIDLPPGTGDAAITVANTIPLNGVIMVTTPQKVALEDVRRAIGLFRSKEIRVLGIVENMSFFRLPGEAGEMVDIFGSGGGERLAKAFKVPLLGKIPIDPAIRKGGDEGRPVTLDAGGEVALAFAGIAEQVISEFRCGR
- the clpS gene encoding ATP-dependent Clp protease adapter ClpS, with translation MSKRLAKEGPLQALELELDQNIQEPPMFKVLLYNDDYTTMEFVVKVLMEIFNKSQQEATNIMLRIHNEGSGVCGLYPKELAETKVEMVHALAAANGFPLLASCEEA
- a CDS encoding class I SAM-dependent methyltransferase, which translates into the protein MADNGLNIFNEIAREYDLWYEDNAIFLNELNALKLATSTVGLGPGVSIEIGVGSGRFAHALSIGFGIDPAIEPLKISRSRNIFVVQARAEAVPFKSRTFDSVFFITSLCFVDDHIMALREAARVVKKGGLVIVGLIPGESPWGVFYQKKKEEGHKVYRHARFFNSEGLILLAMKEGLLLKSAVSTLFQPPNAREYISEAPKNGAAKGAGFHVLVFINDNA